A region of Streptomyces paludis DNA encodes the following proteins:
- a CDS encoding AAA family ATPase — MTDNAFVVVSGLPASGKSTLGRHLAAALGWSVIDKDAILESLYDSLGVGDHAWRYRLSRASDDILFTLAGHAKHAVLDNWWHHDTAPDRLHQLNARIIEVHCDCDPALVAERFQTRTRHPGHLDQDLTREEIAERVATWMTSPGPLRLGGPLLTIDTSQPVDITALAKEIDALLLG, encoded by the coding sequence ATGACCGATAACGCCTTCGTGGTCGTCTCCGGCCTGCCCGCCAGCGGAAAAAGCACCCTGGGCCGCCACCTCGCGGCAGCACTGGGCTGGTCGGTCATCGACAAGGACGCGATCCTGGAATCGCTTTACGACTCACTCGGCGTCGGCGATCACGCCTGGCGCTACCGGCTGAGCCGGGCCAGCGACGACATCCTGTTCACCCTCGCCGGCCATGCCAAGCACGCAGTGCTCGACAACTGGTGGCACCACGACACCGCCCCCGACCGGCTCCACCAGCTCAACGCACGGATCATCGAAGTCCACTGCGACTGCGATCCCGCCCTGGTCGCCGAGCGGTTCCAGACACGCACCCGCCACCCCGGACACCTCGATCAAGACCTCACCCGTGAAGAGATCGCCGAGCGCGTCGCCACATGGATGACCTCGCCAGGCCCACTCCGGCTGGGCGGCCCCCTCCTGACCATCGACACCAGTCAGCCCGTCGACATCACCGCTCTCGCCAAGGAGATCGACGCACTGCTTCTCGGATAG
- a CDS encoding IS630 family transposase, giving the protein MAQPVKVRRLTDQEGQKLQRIVRRGSTSTVRYRRAMMLLASAGGNTVPVIARLVQADEDTVRDVIHRFNEIGLACLDPQWAGGRPRLLTPDDEDFVVQTATTRPTKLGKPFTRWSVRKLADHLRRNVSRPIRIGREALRCLLARHSVTFQRTKTWKESSDPDYDAKLDRIEYALTQRPDRTFAFDEFGPLGIRPTAGSCWAKQGNPERHPATYHRTHGTTYFHGCYSVGDDTLWGVNRRRKGISPTWAALRTIRAARPDGAPIYVVMDNLSAHKNWRIRRWAKKNKVELCFTPTNASWANPIEAHFGPLRQFTLANSQHPNHTVQTRELHRYLRWRNANAPHPDVLAAHRRERSRVRSERGIRWGGRPLTAAA; this is encoded by the coding sequence GTGGCGCAACCGGTCAAGGTCCGCAGACTGACCGATCAGGAGGGGCAGAAGCTACAGCGGATCGTGCGGCGGGGCAGCACCAGCACGGTGCGCTACCGGCGAGCGATGATGCTGCTGGCCTCGGCCGGCGGGAACACCGTCCCCGTCATCGCCCGCTTGGTCCAGGCGGATGAGGACACCGTGCGCGATGTGATCCACCGGTTCAACGAGATAGGGCTGGCCTGCCTGGACCCTCAGTGGGCGGGAGGCCGTCCCCGCCTGCTGACTCCTGATGACGAAGACTTCGTCGTCCAGACGGCCACCACCCGCCCGACGAAGCTGGGCAAGCCCTTCACCCGCTGGTCGGTCCGGAAACTCGCCGATCATTTACGCCGGAACGTCTCGCGTCCGATCCGGATCGGACGCGAGGCCCTGCGCTGTCTGCTCGCCCGCCACTCGGTCACCTTCCAGCGCACCAAGACCTGGAAGGAATCCAGCGACCCGGACTACGACGCCAAGCTGGACCGGATCGAGTACGCACTCACCCAACGGCCAGACCGCACTTTCGCCTTCGACGAGTTCGGACCGCTGGGCATCCGCCCCACAGCCGGGTCCTGCTGGGCGAAGCAGGGCAACCCAGAGCGGCATCCCGCGACATACCACCGCACCCACGGCACCACCTACTTCCACGGCTGTTACTCGGTCGGCGACGACACCTTGTGGGGCGTCAACCGTCGCCGCAAGGGCATCAGCCCCACCTGGGCCGCGCTGCGAACGATCCGCGCGGCCCGCCCGGACGGCGCCCCGATCTACGTGGTCATGGACAACCTCTCCGCCCACAAGAACTGGCGGATCAGGAGATGGGCGAAGAAGAACAAGGTCGAGCTGTGCTTCACCCCGACCAACGCCTCCTGGGCGAACCCGATCGAGGCGCACTTCGGACCACTTCGGCAGTTCACCCTCGCCAACTCCCAGCACCCCAACCACACCGTCCAGACACGCGAACTGCACCGCTACCTGCGCTGGCGCAACGCCAACGCCCCGCACCCCGACGTCTTGGCCGCCCACCGACGCGAACGATCCCGCGTCCGCAGCGAGAGAGGCATCCGATGGGGCGGCCGACCACTCACAGCGGCAGCCTGA
- a CDS encoding helix-turn-helix transcriptional regulator, translated as MNNNEPRGTELTYTPPATAKRYLEGSEIFQSMFEQAGLCMAMLDGALCLREANTDFLTQFDRKPQDSYGRPFLALLHPTVRRFIDGELASLRTGERDRVHTQIIAVRRDGALLFGDLIAVSVVKSSGEFDSILVLVSHTSRVGKAQAIVQRGMLLTPMDAKILEGVAAGLSTTKLAVALHMSRGGVEYRVTSLMRKFKALNRTELVSKAYSMSLLGTESWPPAVHPAYVEV; from the coding sequence ATGAACAACAATGAACCGCGTGGCACGGAATTGACCTACACCCCGCCGGCCACGGCGAAGCGGTACCTGGAGGGCAGCGAGATCTTCCAGTCGATGTTCGAGCAGGCCGGACTCTGTATGGCGATGCTGGACGGTGCGCTGTGCCTGCGTGAGGCCAACACCGATTTTCTCACACAGTTCGACCGTAAACCTCAGGACAGTTACGGCCGTCCATTCCTTGCGTTGCTGCATCCGACGGTACGGAGATTTATCGATGGTGAGCTGGCTTCGCTGAGAACAGGCGAGCGTGATCGCGTCCATACACAGATCATCGCTGTCAGACGGGACGGCGCACTGCTGTTCGGCGATCTGATCGCCGTCTCGGTTGTCAAATCGAGTGGCGAATTCGACTCCATTCTGGTACTGGTCAGCCATACTTCCCGGGTCGGCAAGGCACAAGCCATTGTTCAGCGTGGAATGCTGCTCACTCCGATGGACGCCAAGATTCTTGAGGGCGTCGCCGCCGGCCTGTCCACCACCAAGCTGGCGGTCGCTCTGCACATGAGCAGGGGCGGAGTGGAGTACCGCGTAACATCTTTGATGCGCAAATTCAAAGCCCTCAACCGGACCGAACTGGTCTCCAAGGCATACTCCATGAGCTTATTAGGCACGGAGAGTTGGCCGCCCGCCGTCCATCCGGCATACGTGGAGGTATGA
- a CDS encoding helix-turn-helix transcriptional regulator: MHEKSSYRTEHPHAEPQYIGTHQWTPFRSAAMFDSLFERSGVGMAALNPRGRIRQANDALLALLDQNNSQLHDVEFAELVHPDSRSRLRVGLDQLSRGRTGRFTEYVKVPRSCHGAGGNLTALRVRTDVQCDSSLLVLLQVPPAPAVCQPDGAQSALLGEAEAKILEGLAAGASTVQLASQLYLSCKGVEYHVSAMLRRLGVPNRPALVSRAYAMGILNSGSWPPRVQQAHLR, encoded by the coding sequence ATGCACGAGAAGAGCAGTTATCGGACGGAACATCCGCACGCGGAACCCCAGTACATTGGTACACACCAATGGACGCCGTTCCGGTCGGCTGCCATGTTCGACTCCCTGTTTGAGCGCTCCGGAGTCGGAATGGCGGCCCTGAACCCACGCGGACGGATCCGGCAGGCCAACGATGCCTTGCTGGCCCTGCTCGACCAGAACAACTCCCAGTTACACGATGTTGAGTTCGCCGAACTCGTGCACCCCGATAGCCGCTCCCGACTACGGGTTGGCCTCGACCAGCTCAGCCGCGGTCGCACCGGGCGTTTTACCGAGTACGTCAAGGTCCCCCGCTCATGTCATGGCGCGGGCGGCAATCTGACGGCGTTGAGGGTGCGTACCGACGTCCAGTGCGACAGCTCGCTTCTCGTGCTGCTTCAAGTCCCCCCGGCGCCCGCCGTGTGTCAGCCGGATGGTGCCCAGTCCGCTCTGCTGGGCGAGGCGGAGGCCAAGATACTCGAAGGGCTCGCCGCCGGCGCCTCCACCGTACAGTTGGCCAGTCAGCTGTACCTGAGCTGCAAGGGTGTCGAATACCACGTCAGCGCCATGCTCCGACGGCTCGGTGTGCCCAACCGGCCGGCTCTGGTCTCGCGTGCCTACGCGATGGGCATTCTCAACAGCGGCAGCTGGCCACCGAGGGTGCAGCAGGCGCACCTGCGTTGA
- a CDS encoding IS110 family RNA-guided transposase has protein sequence MLDTDGVGVFLGMDVGKSAHHGHGLTPAGKKIFDKPMPNSEPKLRAVFDKLKAKFGTVLVIVDQPASIGALPLTVARDAGCEVAYLPGLAMRRIADLYPGEAKTDAKDAAVIADAARTMPHILRSLELTDEITAELTVLTGFDQDLAAGATRTSNRIRGLLTQFHPSLERVLGPRLDHPAVTWLLERHGSPAALRKAGRRRLVELIRPKAPRMAQRLIDDVFDALDEQTVIVPGTGTLDIVIPSLAASLAAVHDQRKALEAQISTLLEAHPLHQVLTSMPGVGVRTAAVLLVTVGDGTGFPSAAHLASYAGLAPTTKSSGTSIHGEHAPRGGNRQLKRAMFLSAFACMNADPASRAYYDRQRARSKTHTQALLRLARQRISVLFAMLRDGTFHESRTPTITLTA, from the coding sequence ATGTTAGACACCGATGGCGTGGGCGTCTTCCTCGGGATGGACGTCGGCAAGTCCGCCCATCATGGCCACGGCCTGACTCCGGCGGGCAAGAAGATCTTCGACAAGCCGATGCCCAACAGCGAACCGAAACTGCGGGCCGTCTTCGACAAGCTCAAGGCCAAGTTCGGCACCGTGCTGGTGATCGTCGACCAGCCCGCATCGATCGGGGCTCTGCCGCTGACCGTCGCCCGGGACGCGGGCTGCGAGGTCGCCTACCTGCCCGGACTTGCCATGCGGCGGATCGCCGATCTGTATCCGGGCGAGGCGAAAACGGATGCGAAGGACGCGGCGGTGATCGCGGACGCGGCCCGGACGATGCCGCACATCCTGCGTTCACTGGAGCTGACCGACGAGATCACCGCCGAGCTCACGGTGCTGACCGGCTTCGACCAGGACCTCGCCGCCGGGGCCACCCGCACCAGCAACCGGATACGCGGCCTGCTCACCCAGTTCCACCCCAGCCTCGAGCGCGTGCTCGGCCCGCGGCTGGACCACCCCGCCGTCACCTGGCTCCTTGAGCGCCACGGATCCCCGGCCGCTTTGAGGAAAGCCGGCCGCCGCCGGCTCGTCGAGCTGATCCGGCCCAAGGCTCCGCGGATGGCACAGAGGCTGATCGATGACGTCTTCGACGCCCTCGACGAGCAGACCGTCATCGTTCCCGGCACGGGCACCCTCGACATCGTGATCCCGTCCCTGGCCGCCTCGCTCGCAGCCGTCCACGACCAACGCAAGGCACTCGAAGCCCAGATCAGCACCCTGCTGGAGGCCCACCCTCTTCACCAGGTCCTGACCTCGATGCCGGGCGTCGGCGTCAGGACCGCCGCCGTCCTGTTGGTCACCGTCGGCGACGGCACCGGCTTTCCAAGTGCCGCCCACCTCGCCTCCTACGCAGGCCTCGCTCCCACGACGAAATCGTCAGGGACCTCGATCCACGGCGAACACGCACCACGCGGCGGAAACCGGCAGCTCAAACGCGCGATGTTCCTCTCCGCCTTCGCCTGCATGAACGCCGACCCGGCATCACGCGCCTACTACGACCGGCAAAGAGCCCGCAGCAAAACGCACACCCAGGCACTCCTGCGACTCGCCCGCCAACGCATCAGCGTGCTGTTCGCCATGCTCCGAGACGGCACCTTCCACGAATCCAGAACCCCCACCATCACCCTCACCGCCTGA